In the Trueperaceae bacterium genome, one interval contains:
- a CDS encoding phytanoyl-CoA dioxygenase family protein — protein MDLHPHPKTRRLTEIENRQFTELGYVSGLPIFNQLSVRKIEQSFWAMREALPPGLDFNSVNCWHKANRWVYDLTLTPALLNYVEDLLGPHFFLWGAQFFCKFPNDGTVVPWHQDAQYWPLSPRKAVSVWIAIFDTNLSNAAMQVVPGSHHHGAVTHRSVNNESYVLKEEINPDSIHLDEVVTFELKAGEMSLHDDGLIHGSGPNTSDRVRAGLALRFSPSDVVCDMSVWPTFEAYPVRGKQGLKNNPIGKIPTENGIPTKMFPHSSEFI, from the coding sequence ATCGATCTACATCCTCACCCTAAAACACGTCGTCTAACCGAGATTGAGAATCGACAATTCACAGAACTCGGCTATGTATCAGGCCTACCAATCTTCAACCAACTGTCAGTAAGAAAAATAGAACAAAGTTTTTGGGCTATGCGCGAAGCTCTTCCTCCTGGACTTGATTTCAATAGTGTCAATTGTTGGCACAAAGCTAATCGCTGGGTATATGACCTGACCTTGACTCCTGCTCTCCTTAATTATGTTGAAGACCTACTTGGGCCACATTTCTTTCTATGGGGTGCCCAATTTTTCTGCAAATTCCCTAACGATGGCACGGTAGTGCCTTGGCACCAGGATGCCCAATATTGGCCTCTGTCGCCCCGAAAAGCTGTTAGTGTTTGGATTGCAATCTTTGATACCAACCTATCGAACGCTGCTATGCAGGTGGTACCTGGTAGTCATCACCATGGTGCTGTGACCCACCGTTCTGTAAATAATGAATCATACGTGCTTAAGGAAGAGATTAATCCTGATTCAATCCATCTTGATGAGGTTGTTACTTTCGAACTCAAAGCGGGTGAAATGTCTCTACATGACGATGGTTTGATTCACGGGTCCGGGCCCAATACATCTGACCGGGTTCGGGCTGGTTTAGCACTACGGTTCAGTCCATCTGATGTTGTGTGTGATATGTCGGTGTGGCCAACGTTTGAAGCATATCCGGTAAGGGGTAAGCAGGGGTTGAAAAACAACCCAATAGGAAAAATACCAACAGAAAACGGAATTCCAACTAAAATGTTTCCACATTCATCTGAATTTATCTGA